GCAAGGTGCCGGTCGATGCAGTTCGCCGACACGTTAAGCGTTCCGTCCTCGAACCATTTGATGGAGACGTCCGGATACGCAAAGGTCGAGTTCTTGACGCGCGTGTACGGCTTGATCCAGTCGAGGCGCTGTCCTTCCCGTCCCCAAAACGTGTCTGGGGCCTCGACGCTTTCTTTGTAAAGCGCCAGGTATTTGTCGTTATCGATGTATGCGCGTTTTTTCCACGCGTCGGACACTTCGACGGTGTCGAGTTTGTAGACCTTATGCTCGGACATGGGTCCGGTACCTCCCTAGTACGCGAGTAGCCTTCAACGGCGTTTTGTGTGGGACATTATGCCGCCATGTAGGGCCGTGGAGAAGGGGCTGTTGGTCATCCTTTCGTCTGACCGACTTTCGTCCAAATCTCCGAGGGTTCGCCTAGACCCCGAAGGCGCCGATGATCGCGCCCATGACCAGGAGCACGGCGAGCCAGTGGCCGCCGTCTATGGCGGTCAGTTTGGTGCTGGCGCCGCTGAAGGCGTGATTGACGCCCATGGTGGTGATGACGAAGCCGATCCAAACGAACAGCGCGCTGATCAGCCCGCCCCGGATCGTGACGTTGCCGAGATGGCCCATCAGTCCGGCAAGCATGATGGCCATCACCAAATCGGCCACGAGAGCGATGACGAAGGGCATGGCTTGCGCCACCCCGCTGCCCTTGATGTCCTCTTCGGTCTTGCCGAGCGCATCGAGCCAGGCCTTGCCGAAAACCGTGTACCAGATTGCGCCGACGCCGAATCCCGCCAGCGCGGCGACTACGACGGCGAAATAGTTCGCACCTGCGAATGCCATGTTGCCTCCCCGCAGCCATCCCGACTGTCTCGTTCGAGAGACCTTAACGCAGAAGAAGCGGCAAGAGCACTAGGCCGTCGGAGGATTCTTTAGGCCCGCCAGCGCACACACCGCCGTCCACTCGGCCGCTGTCACCGGCTGTACGGACAGGCGCGAGTTGTTGACGAGAACCATGTCGGCGAGCTTCGGCTTGGCCTTGATCTCGTCGAGCGTCACCGGCCGCGGGAGATCCTCGACGG
This genomic window from Methyloceanibacter caenitepidi contains:
- a CDS encoding DUF1761 domain-containing protein, encoding MAFAGANYFAVVVAALAGFGVGAIWYTVFGKAWLDALGKTEEDIKGSGVAQAMPFVIALVADLVMAIMLAGLMGHLGNVTIRGGLISALFVWIGFVITTMGVNHAFSGASTKLTAIDGGHWLAVLLVMGAIIGAFGV